The window CGGTCGGTCAGCTCCTTGGCCTTGGCCGCGTTGATCACCGGGCCGAAGTCCAGCTCGGGCGGGTCGTCGGCGGCCGACTCCACGGCCAGGGGGTGGCCGAAGCGCACGGACCGGACGGCCGCGAGGTAGGCGTCGAGGAAGGCGTCGAAGCGGGAGCGCTGCACGACGAACCGGGGGTAGGCGGTGCAGCGCTGCTTGGCGTAGTCGAAGGTCCTGCGGATCTGCCCGGAGAGGGTCTCCCAGTCCCCGAACTCCCACACGCCCCAGCAGTTGAGCCCCTCCTGTTCCAGGACGTGCGGCCGCCCCAGGTCGGCGAGGTCGGCCGCCACACGGCCGCCGGTGTCCCGGCCGCCCACGAAGGACACGCAGCCGATCTCGGGCCCGCGCACCAGCGCCGGGGAGAGGTCGCTGCCGCCTCCGCTGACCAGCGTGAACGGCAGGCCCTCGCGGACCGCCAAGGCCACGGCCAGGGTCAGGCAGACCAGCCCGCCGTCGGTGGGGGTCTTGGCGATCACGCCGTTGCCCGCCAGCGCCTGGACGCACATCGCGTGCGCCAGCACGCTCATCGGGTAGTTCCAGCTCGCGATGTTGCTGACCGGGCCGTCCAGGGGCAGGCGGCCCTCCAGCATGGGCTCGACGCCGTCGAGGTACCACTCGACCCCCGAGATCGCCCGGTCCACGTCCTGGCGGGCCAGCCGCCAGGGCTTGCCGATCTCCCAGACCAGGGCCAGGGCGAGGGTGTCGCGGTGCCGCTCCCAGGACCGGACCGCGGCGCGCACCCGCTCCCGGCGCTCGGCCAGGGGCAGCGCGCTCCAGCGGCGGTGGTCCTCGGCCGCCCCGGCGACCGCGCGGGCCGCGGTGGCGCCGTCGAGCATGGGCGGGCCCGCGATCTCCGAGCCGTCCACGGGCGAGTACGCGGTCCGGGCTCGCCGTCGGCGCGCCACCGGCCGCCCCAGTGGTTGTGCGTCCGGTCGGGGCCGAAGGCCTCCGGTGCCTCCTCGCGGCAGCGGGTGTACAGGGTCGCCCAGTCGGTGCCGGGCTTGAGCATCGCCGTCATCGCGCCGTGGGCGCCGCCTCGGAGAGGGCGCCCGCCTCCTCTCCGAGGGGAGTCCCGGCCAGGACGGCGCGCACCATCCGGGCCGCTTCGCTGGGAGTGGTGCCGACCTTGACGCCGACGGCCTCCAGCGCTTCCTTCTTGGCCGCGGCGGTGCCCGAGGAACCCGAGACGATCGCGCCCGCGTGCCCCATCGTCTTGCCCTCCGGAGCGGTGAAGCCCGCCACGTACCCCACCACGGGCTTGGTCACGTTGTCGCGGATGAACTCCGCCGCCCGCTCCTCGGCGTCACCGCCGATCTCACCGATCATCACGATCACGTCGGTGTCCGGGTCGGCCTCGAAGGCCGCCAGGGCGTCGATGTGCGTGGTGCCGATGATCGGGTCCCCGCCGATGCCCACCGCCGAGGAGAAACCGATGTCGCGCAGCTCGTACATCATCTGGTAGGTCAGCGTCCCGGACTTGGACACCAGCCCGATCCGGCCCGGCTTGGTGATGTCGGACGGGATAATGCCCGCGTTGGACTGGCCCGGCGTGATCAGCCCGGGGCAGTTGGGGCCGATGATGCGGGTCTTGTTGCCCTTGGCCTGGGCGTGGGCCCAGAACGCGGCGGTGTCGTGCACCGGGATGCCCTCGGTGATGACCACGGCCAGCCCGATCCCGGCGTCGATGGCCTCGAAGACCGCCTCGCGCGAGAACTTGGGCGGCACGAAGATCACGGTGACGTCGGCGCCGGTGGCGGCCATGCCCTCGGCCACCGATCCGAAGACGGGCACCTCGGTGCCGTCGAAGTCGACCTTCTGGCCGGCCTTGCGGGGGTTGACCCCGCCCACGATGGTGGTGCCCGAGGCGAGCATGCGCCGGGTGTGCTTGGTGCCCTCAGAGCCCGTCATGCCCTGCACCAGGACTCTGCTGTCGCTGTTCACGAAGATGGCCATGTGTGTTCGTCACTCCCGTCGAGGGTGTCCGGCCGCTGTCAGTTGGCGGCCGCGAGCTCGGCGGCCCGGGCGGCGGCGCCGTCCATGGTGTCCACCTGCTGCACGGCCGGGTGGGCCCGCTTGGTGAGGATCTCGCGGCCCAGCTCGGCGTTGTTGCCGTCCAGGCGCACGACCAGCGGCTTGCCGAGCTGATCGAAGCCCTCGTCGCCGCTGCGGCCCTCCAGCATGTCCAGGGCCCGGACGATGCCTTCGGCCACCGCGTCGCAGGCGGTGATGCCGCCGAAGACGTTGACCAGGACGCTCCTGACCGAGGGGTCGCCCAGGACGATCTCCAGGCCGTTGGCCATGACCTCGGCCGAGGCCCCGCCGCCGATGTCCAGGAAGTTGGCCGGTCGCACCCCGCCGTGCGCCCCGCCCGCGTGGGCGACCACGTCCAGGGTGGACATGACCAGACCCGCGCCGTTGCCGATGACGCCGACCTCGCCGTCGAGCCTGACGTAGTTCAGGCCCCTGGCCCTGGCCATGCGCTCGCGCTCGTCGGTGTCGGCGCCGTCGGCGAACGGGGTCCGCTCGGGGTGGCGGAAGGCGGCGTTGCCGTCCAGGGTGACCTTGCCGTCCAGGGCGATGATCCGCCCGTCGGCCGTGCGGACCAGGGGGTTGACCTCGACGAGGGTGGCGTCCTCCCCGACGGCGACCTGCCAGAGCCGGGTGACCACCTGGGCCGCGCAGTCGCGCACCTCCTCGGGCAGCCCGGCCGCGCGGCAGATCGCGAGGGCGGCCCCGTGGTCCA is drawn from Nocardiopsis dassonvillei subsp. dassonvillei DSM 43111 and contains these coding sequences:
- the sucC gene encoding ADP-forming succinate--CoA ligase subunit beta, producing the protein MDLYEYEAKQLFGEYGVPLVEGEIADTPEQARLAAGRIGHRVVVKAQVKTGGRGKAGGVKVAEGPEDAGARAEQILGMDIKGHTVRRVLIEEASDIAEEYYFSFLLDRANRTFLSICSAEGGMDIEEVARTRPEAVVRTPVGPGGVDHGAALAICRAAGLPEEVRDCAAQVVTRLWQVAVGEDATLVEVNPLVRTADGRIIALDGKVTLDGNAAFRHPERTPFADGADTDERERMARARGLNYVRLDGEVGVIGNGAGLVMSTLDVVAHAGGAHGGVRPANFLDIGGGASAEVMANGLEIVLGDPSVRSVLVNVFGGITACDAVAEGIVRALDMLEGRSGDEGFDQLGKPLVVRLDGNNAELGREILTKRAHPAVQQVDTMDGAAARAAELAAAN
- the sucD gene encoding succinate--CoA ligase subunit alpha; translation: MAIFVNSDSRVLVQGMTGSEGTKHTRRMLASGTTIVGGVNPRKAGQKVDFDGTEVPVFGSVAEGMAATGADVTVIFVPPKFSREAVFEAIDAGIGLAVVITEGIPVHDTAAFWAHAQAKGNKTRIIGPNCPGLITPGQSNAGIIPSDITKPGRIGLVSKSGTLTYQMMYELRDIGFSSAVGIGGDPIIGTTHIDALAAFEADPDTDVIVMIGEIGGDAEERAAEFIRDNVTKPVVGYVAGFTAPEGKTMGHAGAIVSGSSGTAAAKKEALEAVGVKVGTTPSEAARMVRAVLAGTPLGEEAGALSEAAPTAR